The sequence AGTCGATGGATGGGCTTCTGGGTGTCAGTGGAGTGGGAGTGTACAAGTTAAAAAAATATGGGGAGGCTTTTTTGAAAGTGATTCGAAAATTTTCTTCTCTAGAGCTTTGAAACAATTCTTGAGATTTCTTGTGCAAAATAAAGAGGAAATGAAATTAGATTAAAACTGACGCTTAATCCCGAATGAGCGGGACCCGTGAGGTGATGTTCGACTGCTTGCTGGGAGGGAAGATTAAGATCTAAGCGTAACGCGGATTTGATATTTTTAGCTAAAATAAGATGTTGGAGAGATCTCAAAGATCCGCTTTTTCCTGCTTTGACTTCAATGGGAATTATTTTCTTTCCTTTAGAAATCACAAAATCGACCTCTGCATTTTGAGTTTTACTTTCACGAAGCCAATAATTTATTTGAGGCTTTTCAGTTCCATCCTGACGGTAGGCTAAGTGTTGAGCAACAAATTGTTCTGCCAAAACTCCTTCATTAATGAGTTCTCTTTCACCAAGCTGAGCGATGTCTGACCATTCAAGTCCACAAAGATAATTAAAAAGACCCACATCTAAAAAATAGACCTTATAAACCTGATCATCCTGAGTGGATTTTAAAGGAATTCCAGAACAATCCGTATGGTAAACGGGAAGAAGTAAGCGTGCTTTTATTAAAATATCAACGGCCGAACGAATTTCGTTTGCTCGATCGTCTCGAGAAATTTGGGTAAACTTCATTTTTTTCCCAATAATTCTGGGACAGGCATCGAGAGTTTTTTGAACCATGTTTCGTGTGCGATCCGCTGGGCTATATTTTGGAAAATCATCCTGGTAGGTTTGAATGATGGTGCGGTGAATTTTTCGAGCTTCTAAAAGGCTTTTTGTTTGCGAATAGGCTAAAATACTCTCGGGCATTCCCCCAATAAATAGAAATTGTCTCTGTCTTTCTAATAAGCGTTCATGCGCAATGCTGGCAAAGGGCTGACCCAGTTGATAGTTTTGAATGATATTGGACAAATCATTTTCGTTCATAGCCCAAAGGAATTCAATGAATGTCATGGGTCCGAGGTGGAGATATTCAATTCTTCCCACAGGCATTGAAAAATTGTGAGAGGCCAACACAAATTCTAAAAGTGATCCGGCCGATACAATGGGAATATCAGGAAAATCTTCATGCAGATAACGCAAGGCAGCTAAGGCGTAGGGGGTGGCCTGAATTTCATCCAAAAAGAGTAGCGTTTTTTCAGTGTGAAGATTTTGTCCTGTCAGTGCTTCAAGTTCAAAAAAAATTTTTTGAGGAGCGTTCGTTTTGAAAATATCGTTAAGTCGGGGATGTCTTTCCAGATTAATTTCTATTAGTTGCAGCTGCTGTTGTCGGGCAAAGTTTCTAATAAGTGTAGATTTTCCAACTTGTCGAGCCCCCCGTAAAATGAGCGGTTTTCGCCTAGGATTTCGAAACCATTCTGAAAGACCATTTTCTAAAATTCTACGCATTCGATTAAAATAACCTTACTTTTGACATAAATAAAGATAATAATAAGGTTATTTTAATTTTTATAGGGCAAAAAAATAAATTGAATAGAAACGAAGAAAAGTCAATATTCATGGCTTATGAAAAATCCCATTCAATACCTTGAAGAAAATTTTGACAAATTTGTTCAAGAACTTTGTGAATACTCCAGAATCCCCAGCATCAGTTTTGAACACTATCCTCCCTACACACTAGATCAATCGGCCGAATGGACGATCCGGAGATTGAAATCGATTGGTTTGGAAAATGTGCAGATTTTTAAAATTCCTGGTGCACATCCCTACGTGTACGCCGATTGGCTGCATGCGCCGGGGAGGCCTACCTTGTTGCTTTACGGGCATCACGATGTGCAGCCTCCCGGTCGCCCCGAGTTGTGGAGTAGTCCCGCTTTTGAACCTACGCTTAAAGAAGATGGAAGATTATACGGGCGCGGTGTAGCCGACGATAAAGCCGGAGTGATGTTGCACATTGCCGCTCTGGAGGCTTATTTGAAAACCCAAGGCACGCTTCCCCTGAATATCCGTTTTATTGTGGAGGGAGAAGAAGAGACAGGAAGTACACATCTCAAGACTTTTCTGAACGAATATAAAAAACAGCTGGAATGCGATATTTTGGTACTCACCGATACTGCCAATATCGAGGAAGGGCTTCCTTCCATCACCTATAGTCTCAGAGG comes from Deltaproteobacteria bacterium and encodes:
- a CDS encoding ATP-binding protein translates to MRRILENGLSEWFRNPRRKPLILRGARQVGKSTLIRNFARQQQLQLIEINLERHPRLNDIFKTNAPQKIFFELEALTGQNLHTEKTLLFLDEIQATPYALAALRYLHEDFPDIPIVSAGSLLEFVLASHNFSMPVGRIEYLHLGPMTFIEFLWAMNENDLSNIIQNYQLGQPFASIAHERLLERQRQFLFIGGMPESILAYSQTKSLLEARKIHRTIIQTYQDDFPKYSPADRTRNMVQKTLDACPRIIGKKMKFTQISRDDRANEIRSAVDILIKARLLLPVYHTDCSGIPLKSTQDDQVYKVYFLDVGLFNYLCGLEWSDIAQLGERELINEGVLAEQFVAQHLAYRQDGTEKPQINYWLRESKTQNAEVDFVISKGKKIIPIEVKAGKSGSLRSLQHLILAKNIKSALRLDLNLPSQQAVEHHLTGPAHSGLSVSFNLISFPLYFAQEISRIVSKL